GATTTTACATTGattgatttcatattttcatgaCACAAGTAAGGCAACATTAACGTAAAGGTTTTTTAGAAGCCGCTTGGAGTGTTGTGAAAACTATCGAGCCGTTGGAAACTCTTGTGAAGGTAATTCGTTTTGGTAAAATTTGTTATCAGTTATGTCTTATTCATgttcgaaaaaaaaaagtattaactGCTTTATTTTGGTCATTGACAAGAATGTTGGCCGGGAACTTATGGTGTAGATTGTAGGGACTACTGTCCTCCTAATTTCTACGGCAGATTATGCTCAAAGAAATGTGGCTGTGAACCATGTGATAAAGTCACAGGATGTTTAAATGCAACGGGTAAGTGTTTCTACAATACACCTacaaaatacattcattttaatCTGATTTCATTTAAAGAGGTGGTGAATCAGCgtttgataatgaaataaagTCGACAACTGTCCATTCTGTCAGATATTGAACGGTTTAAGCTAACAAATAGGCATAATCAGATAGACAAATTATGTTTGCATTATATTATGACATGAAATAAGTGTACGCAATATAGATACGCCCAgcttttgtcatttttgttcAAACAAAGGGTGAGAACCttgtaagttgcaagaacttgtgttcgaacccattgtatattatatatacaataaaatatgttcaaaccaaaacAAAGGTAGATGACAGTGCGTTTCTGTAAGATATATCTGTTTAAACACTAAATTATATTGCTTTACTGGAATCTATGGTTTGTTGCCTACTGATATATTTGATTGTTTGAATTCATAACGATGATAAGTAGAATATAATAAGCAAAATGGAAGAAATCGGTATTTTGTAGTGTTTGCCTTCAGATATGTTTCTGTGTATTTGTGTTGACCTCAATGAATTGCAAAAGTCACAGTTAATTGTTAAGTAAGTTTAAACTTATTAGGCAGCTACTTGTAACATTGGCCGGGGTGCAGGGCAGTAATAAATTAACTTAGATCGGTTTATCCAAATATGACGCCACAAAGATGATTTAATTTTCATGACAGTACACCACAACTTGAAGACCacttataaaatcattttaaaaaatgattttattcatCGGCATATTCTCCAACaaatctatacttataaattaaaacgttttgccaataaactaaaaaatgcctgcaccagcataactgcttacacctttggtatttcaacacgtgtTATGTGATATCCGTAAGCTATAGTCGAATTTAACCTGATAAGTAATTAGTGTAAgattaatcaaaaacctactttcattatCGATAAACCAGctcgaaatagcaaaaatgtcAGTTAGGTGGGGGAAACGCTTTAGCGGATACAAGTCAGGGGTAGTTTACATCAAAGTATatgcttgcaatgaaataatgttCATTGATAACGTAACcagtgaatatatttatttagacTTACCTGGATTACacatagaagttaagatttgacaaatgttcaataaaagaaataagGCAATTCGTTTCTTAAGTgacaattttagttttaaaaaataggagCTAGCTACCTCTAGCAAACTTTCCAGAATGGGTTTACCAAGAACACGGTTTGACTAATTAACGTCATGGCGAAAAGTGTAGGACGGGTTCACCATACATCGCGGGCAGATATTCATTCCTTGGATGGGACATCTTTGGTACATTGTAAATACAAatagttaataaataaattggaAAAATTTGATGCGATTTTACCTTTGATTGAAAGAATTTGTTATTCAGAACGGGGTGGCCAGGAATGCGATTTGACTAATTTACAGAACGGCGGAAAGCGTAGGGTGAGATACTTTGGATATGACAACTTTGGTTCCAAAAATGCATATTAATATGCATCCACtagcggtttttttttaattttatacattttaataccACGACAGAATGGCAGTAaactttatacatttatttgtaaacaagaaACAGATCATGTTATTAAACGTGGAAATTaaatgtggggggggggcacccttcttaatttttttgttttcgaAACAGTCTTTAACAGTCTTCACGTTTGGGACAGGGATAAACAATTTAGTTCAATTTGACCTAAAGAACAAAAGTTAAACGTCCTAAATACCCACTCActggttgaaaaaaatattgttaccaTTTTCCACTTagctgcaacaaaaaaaaaattaaggccATGTTGATGTATGTATCATCCAATtcagtttaaatttttcatcCCTTTCCTAAATATCCAGCTATgcagtttgttttatttttatttcaataataaagaGTAGGTTAGGAATACAATACAGAAAAAATGGGACACAATATAtgcgaaaaaaaatatgattcaaCATTAAAGCATTATGTCATTCATTCGTTAAGTATTGATCCCCGCGCTTGCGCGGGTTATCATCTACATAATGTAGttgtattgaaaacaattcacaACTTATTTCAGATTATACAAGAAATCAtcttgacgcaagcgtcaaatgggccgcaaaaatataattgttgtatgaatcattggttgtttacataaaaacacaccacagagacgaaaataaaagttggttgtactaatttttatggtaaattcaaatatactttcagcaacttgttttgaagtttaacattttactattatcataaagaatcgagttggatactgtaagcatttctaacggtaattgtttgattattgccatagtatgaagtaatggaaaacacattgatttgtacaatacaaagttcaactcatcatttttctcttggagattatgtatttcaaaccatttcttttttgttgcattgtattgaatgaaaagtaaatgcattagtttatatgatttcaagggaccaaatgataaaatagaaattaattagttcaaattttccagtcaattcaaattttcatttctgtcatatttttgcgtaaataattgatatggatgtcatgtcatgatattttctaccacattttacatggaaatataaaaaaaatacacacacaaagtcattttttttgACACGGCagaaagaaattcaaatatatcatttatatcaaattaaatgacattcaggtctttagtatttcaggtctttagtatgtcccgcataccggAATTTTCCGAAtggattatagtctcgataaaaacgcgccaaacacgacaatctactaagtatgacctatttttcatttacgagtaaaacaaaaaatatgtgatattttttaaaaggcataaaacatatttcaacatgcaaatttacttttaattcataaaaaatattcataatattaattctattaaaaaagaactataccgcagaaacgcagtaacaatatttaaatgtgtatcaaataacggaccgccttccggcggcccgtaataaatctgtaaaaaaaaaaaacaaaaacaaaaaaacatgtttgTCAAGATTAGTTAAGGAACATGCTcgaatcatttttgttttctctaTAACATGGAATTATAAACATGCACTGAACTAGATAACGGTATTTTTCTTACGTACTGCTCTATATCAATTTatgaaatgaagaaaatgaTTCTCAGATGTGGCTTTATCAACGTTTAGTTACGATAGAGAAGAAAGGACATTTGAAATTTTCGAACTTCAATTTTCAGATACGtgtctggggtttttttttaatcagatcCTTTATGCGCCCGTATTTGATAAATCACAACGACGTTTAAAATACGGAAGCGTAAAAGAtctaattttgattaatatgatCAACATGAAGAGGGATATTTTTAGAAGTGTTGAAAGAAATTACATTTACTTACAAggaaataattaatattaattttactttttgataGATATGGATCAAAATACGAGTAGTACCACGTCTGCGTCGGGGGAAGATGAAAGTTCAACGAACTCTGCAACCTGGCCTACGTTGTCAGTCTTAGCATCTTGTTTCGTAATCTGTTTTATTATCTGTCTACGAATCTTCTGTATAATTcggtaaatgaaaaaataatatatttcttattttactaTGTTTGAAAATGcaatattgatgtttatttatgcttcaTATATTGAATTGGTTGATAAATTTATGCTTGCAGACGGATAGTGACTACAAAACCAACATATCTGGCCGAATACGGTAGTTAAACATTTCTATTcactttaaaagaattatttgtcTTAATGTTAAGAATAAACAACAACTATCCTTTATTTACTAGATGCCACAAATCGAAAAGTTTCATCACATAATCGTAGACGAAGTGGGACGTTAACGCCGAGGACAATTAATCCATCTCCAACCAATGACACAGAAACAAGCTACACAGAACCTGGCAGATCTAAATAACATGACAGAATCAAGCTCTCAAAATGTTTATGGTCATGTGGACTCAAGATGGAGCTTACACCATTCTGACAGCGTTGGATAAACTGACCACATGCAAATCACGAATACaaatttctactttttttttagaaataccAAACAAGACAAATGTGGATGACGATACATTTCAGATGGTGTCTACAGTTTCAAACATTGTTAAAACAGGGAACCTTGAATCAAAAAATGCAATCCATTGCAAGAAAATtcctcaaaatatatttttgattggaTGTTTTTACAACGGAATCACTAgagttttaatgttaaaattttagatgTAGCTTTACCAAAGTTAACAGAATTGTTCTGGTATATATTCCATTAATTATTTCCTCACTctaaattgataataatattatcataataGATGAACGcagttaaaaatatttccatGAAATGGTGTATGATGTGTTTCATATCCAAACATATTATTCTAGAGAATGAAAACTCTTCCTGAGTTATCCGGAGTTATTATAACCCTGAATTCGGGGAGTTTAAGATAACAAATCTAGATAAAGCcattttgtttatcatttgCAATAGTTGAGATGGTTGTTTACAAGATGTCAAAAAGTACggaagaatttttcaaaaatgattcaTGCTCactaaatgataaaaatacgatttttgtgtatattttatctGTAGATGGCGGCTTATGTCAcgcatattttataaaattaaactttttgaaGCATAATTTTAgcaattttattaacatttcaaaaactgatttatttaaaagttacatgtatgatgaaagatttcttttgaaaatttctttttgtcaatatttatgaaCATGACAAATTGAAACGATATTAAAATCCTCTATTTACCATATTGACATAATGTATGAAACTTTTACAGAAAGGAAATTTTGGACAAAAGAACAAATATTTCCGTTTGAATTAGCTCTCATCAGGAATTTTACAGCATAATCGTGAAAAATATTAACTAAATTATAAAACCGCTTACCTTTTATATAATGCCTTCAAGGTAAATCGGGTGAAGATACAGGTCCCcttgcaataaaaatatatgtatttaaaaaagagacAAGAGGAAAATAGGAAAAAATacgaatattttatttttgtgtatttgatattattatttGGAGAACTTTATAGtgattactgtaaaccaatttttattcgccgcgactttatttcgcgattaacTGACGATAAACTGGTTTGCGACGACTAATTTTCTCGACCAAGCCTTATTACGACctatattgttataaaaactatagacaAAGGATTGATTCGCAGCGAGAAATATTCACGACGACCAGGCGACGaattaaagttggtttacagtattttgcTCTGACAAGACGCCAAAGCTTATGTGGCCGTCGTCTGATGAATTATGTGGCGGCCACCAGATAATAATTCGGTAGCCGCTAGAAAATCCCTTGTGTTTgccaaatatttaatatttgaaagcTGCCTGATATTTATTTAACAGCCACCAGACACAAACTGCACTACAATCAGCAGGATTCAGTATATTTACCGTATTTAAAACCGGTTAAATTTAAATTCGCTGGATTAAATTAAAAGTTCCTCTAATAAGCATGTTATCACTTACAAATGGTGTGGATTGAAACCGTGTTCAAGTATTACTCAGTCTAAAATAAGCAAAAGGAACTCGTGATGCGCTGTGCTATGTGCAATCATTCGTACACGGgaaatgtatttaaatcaatTGTCATCCTGTTTCCAATTTAACCTTTGATGAAAATGCGTACCAACGATTAAAGCCGACTGGGTTTTATTGTTTGATTGAAACTATGCATTCGCTGTAAAGAGCTCTTCATCTTACTTTATTGTGAAATTTCTCCACCGGATAAGATTCAGGAATCTGTTCTATTATTTTCTGTGGGTTGGTGAATTGTATTTTACAGAACATTATCCATTTCAAAACTcgtcaaatattgtaatttacttttttaccTTTACATCAATGTATCCAATATAGGGATCCTTTGGCATGCTTTAAAAATGTTGCTAGCAACTCTTGCAAAAGTAGTACAGAAATACTTATATCAACTCTGAAATAGTTGAACTTGTATCGaggtattaatttttttttattgtactttaaagtttttgtatcatgaactttttgtcactttaaCAAGTATGCCTCCCTAGTAAGGTTGGAATAGACTGCCCGGAAAACTGTCCTCCACAATTCTATAGAAGATTCTGCAAAAATGAAATGATCACTTGTTCATTTGATAAAGATACTAGGTGCTTAAACCGTACAAGTCAGTAGATTTTTTTAACCAGGATTTAAACCGATTTTGTATTTCACccagataaaagtaaaaaaaaaagttccctCCCCTCTAGCCTAGCTTCTTTGTTAAATTGAACAAAAGGTGAAATATGGTGATTTTAGACTTTAAGTTGTTTGATTATGTAACTCAATATATTAAGAAGGACACAATAACTTTTTCCCATTCATCGTTATGCTGGTAgctcattaaaaatgtaatctCTATACATCATTTTACAAACTGTCATACGTTTTGATGTACATTAATTCTCTAACTCCGGAATAATTTGATATGATggaagatatacatgtatatctgacgCAGTGGGTACTATGCTATATATGTAATGATTGTTTGAACGAACACTTTGcgataattaaaaatattttaagcacTAGCAACTGATATGGCGTTTGTTAAAAAGACATTTGatgatttacaaaaaaaaaaatggagtttTTATCCCTGAACGCATAGAAGTAATACCACGATAAATACGTATAATAAATGAAAGTAATACTGTATGCTAAGTTATCCCACCGTCGTGTTTTTGACCCCTCTAAAATTGCAATTCTTACTAAACGGTTTATCAAATTTGACTTTTGACGTCACAGCGGCACAGCAAATAAACATCAAGGTGAGAATCTCGGAAGAATACCTTTTTTAGGTCAAGCATTTGCTTTAACAAATATTATACAACTCAAAGGGGTCAAGGGCATCCATTTTATCGTGTTGGttttacttattgttagactacaataaaaacaagggaaatttatacatgtatatattagtttttacataaaaactaATATTAACAGTTCTAAAGTATGAACAAAAAACTTCAAGAGACATTTAACATAAAGTTTACTTTTGCATAGaaataactaattttttaatacaaaaaatcaggaaatgagaataaatgtaaatgtcgctatttaaaatgaaaacaaagaacATGAAATAAACAATCCATGTTTTCCTTTTGTTTGTAAGGCGTTTATATAAAACGGAGAAGCAATGAAACTCTTTTAAATGACGTTGCGACGAGTTTGGGGACACTCCGGTCTTTGGCTTAAGCAAGTTTGTCAGCTTACCAAGAATGTTCTAAAAAAGTATTGGACTCCAAATTCTTTGGAGTGATTTATTGACATTTGCAgattattattgaaaatatatctttcaccatttttgatttttgtttatttacattaagtaaaattaaaacGTCAGAATGTCACCCGGTTTATGAACTTAAAATTAGATAATTGACTGATCTGTATATGTCCGACTACGAAAACAGGAACTGAAAATATGGGTTTCTTTGAACATTATTTAAAATGGAGAGATCTTCTTTAACATATCAAAAGATTATACACACGATTTAAACATCTTGACGTGCAcaatatttacatgtgtattacTAGTACTTACCactatatattaataaaaaaaacctgtcatCTGATAAACCAAAGTCATATGATCAGCGTTCTTTTTCCGCCTTAAAACGGCAATGAGAATATCAAAGGCTCCTTTTATACTTAACCTTTATGGAGCAGGTAAGTCTTGTATTATCTTGGATGGATCGCAGCATCATGTTGATTTTAAACCAATTATCTTCAAGAAGAATTCATATTCTTTGGAATtcgggttttttaaaaatatttcattgtaaacATATAATTCTTTTAAGACCTAATTAAAGGTACATTGATATATTATAACGGATTAttctaagaaaaatattaaaaaatgtatcatacatgtatatgaaaaacaCTTATACATACTAGGTTTATGTTAAaatcagacgacacgttcctcaattttacaTAACataatttctgcaaaatactagagtatgcaatttcctatataatcttcttgaaaatacagttgaattgctgatatacatataatatatacagcacagcgaaattcagtatattagaactatatctccgccgggactgggctttgaactcacgacctctagaacctatacgcgTTCTGGCAGTGAgtggccacggttctaaccactcgaccatctagacatataaccaaatccaagtaaattttgatcatttttaaagtaattataaatttaatatttttattggaactctttattacgaggagatacaaaaaagattctcgaggaacgtgtcgtctgaccttaaaaaaGCTCAagtatatatcattataattatttgCCCTATAATTGACTTTGTCAACAATTTGGAGTGTTTCCGTCTTAATCTTGATGTGATTAAAGTGAAACATTTGGCATACATCGATAGGTTTTCTATTCCAAAAGATGTCTGTGTTATTCAAATTTTACTTCATTTCATTTGTAAACACAATTTATGCATCCACAAAGGTTACTGGGGTATGTTCAAATGTGTCAGATGGGTATGTGAACTGTGataattaatgatttatttttacatcgAGTGTGTATTTCATAACAAAAGTAAAGCAACATTAACGTTAACTTTTTTTAGAAGCCCCTTGGAATGTTGTATAAACTATCGACGCGTAGTGAACTCTTGCATAGgtaattccttttttacatttttgtaatcagtttttttatttatattctaaAACGAAATATTAAAtgcttttcatttttcattgtcAAGAATGTTGGCCGGGAACTCAAGGTGTAGATTGTAAGGACTACTGTCCTCCGAACTTCTACGGCAGATTATGCTCAACGAAATGTGAATGTGAACCATGTGATAAAGTCACAGGATGCTTACTTACAACAGGTAAGTTCATGTATCTCTACAATACACGTTGTACGCAAATGCAAACTAATATTAAATCTAATTGCAATTTTCACCAGTTTCAAATGGTCaataattgtttaatgattCAAAATCCAAGAACTGACCAATCTGACAGATATTGGACGGTTCAACTCGTTAACCCATATGCATTGttagacaaaaatattttgctttagCTTTCAAATAAATTTGCACTGTGACATGAAACAAGCGTATGCAAAGATGGGTAAgtcatattttttgtcatccatgtaaaaaaaatagtagtTGGGGACGGGTTGGATGCGGTTGAAATATAAAATGCGTGACTAGTATTTATGATTTGTTTTGTACAATAGTATCTGATTACTTCAATTCATAATGATGATGTATTGAAAATAGTCAGCGAAATTTGAGATCACTTCTATTGCGATTCTGTGTATTTATGTTTCTATCAATTATCtaaattgaaaatagtcagCGAAATTGGAGATCACTTCTGTTGCGATTCTGTGTATTTGTGTTTCTGTCAATTATCTGCAGTTGTTAATTAAGAGGCAGTCTACGATAGAACCATGcaagatcaaaattttataatgaaagGTGTAGATTAATTTTCATAGTTCATCTGGATATATCTAAAGTATATTgtctattttatcaaattttcatgGTTAAATTTATCTGCACCACCGAAATCCCCCCGATAAGaccatttctatttttagctcaTTATTCATGATAAATTTCATGCATGAATAAGGCTAATTTCAGATAGTCATTTAAGtattaaatagagtttaatcaTACCTAGAGTCAGATTCACATAACATCTGATACAAATACCT
This is a stretch of genomic DNA from Crassostrea angulata isolate pt1a10 chromosome 4, ASM2561291v2, whole genome shotgun sequence. It encodes these proteins:
- the LOC128180628 gene encoding uncharacterized protein LOC128180628 isoform X1, translated to MFILFQFSFIAFSNIVYTCTSTELTGVCSNGSDGSRLECCENYRAVGNSCEECWPGTYGVDCRDYCPPNFYGRLCSKKCGCEPCDKVTGCLNATDMDQNTSSTTSASGEDESSTNSATWPTLSVLASCFVICFIICLRIFCIIRRIVTTKPTYLAEYDATNRKVSSHNRRRSGTLTPRTINPSPTNDTETSYTEPGRSK
- the LOC128180628 gene encoding uncharacterized protein LOC128180628 isoform X2, with the protein product MFILFQFSFIAFSNIVYTCTSTELTGVCSNGSDGSRLECCENYRAVGNSCEECWPGTYGVDCRDYCPPNFYGRLCSKKCGCEPCDKVTGCLNATDMDQNTSSTTSASGEDESSTNSATWPTLRIVTTKPTYLAEYDATNRKVSSHNRRRSGTLTPRTINPSPTNDTETSYTEPGRSK